From the Papaver somniferum cultivar HN1 chromosome 2, ASM357369v1, whole genome shotgun sequence genome, the window gatttcttattgaatgtttaaataaatgatttagattcttagtgcctcttcatttagctaatctcttggattagtcagctgtaggtctgtcaatggaagaatatccgtcggatacttagaaatccgatatccgacatgttaagcactaccggatattcgatatccgataatatcctataggatatcaaaatcagatatcgattccgataggctaagctgtcggatatccgataaatatccgatagtatccggttataacaaaaaagcttaaaaacctttgtaaaacattttcataattgacacttatgggatatttatccgataatatccgatactagactcgaaattaggataaattataaATAAGTTCATATACTAtcagatatcggatattaacatttcggatggggtctaatccgtttccgatatgttaaggaagaaatatccgataaaatatccgatccgatatccgatatccgataaaacggataaaatcctataggatctcgaatactcggaaacggataccggatatcggacaaatattgacaggcctagtcAGCTGCTAGTTTAGGGGACACTACAAATGCTTAACACAGAAGTTCCTCCGGACTATGGAATGATATACTCCCTCTTATTCTGGAAAGGAGatactattatttatttattttagtcaAAAAAAagtcaaattaaaaaaataaaaatatctgtTTTCTAAAAACGGAGTGAGTGTATAGTTATCGTACATCTgaacttgtttttcttttctttttttggttatgGGCTTGACCCCGGGCCCTAATCTATATGTCAAACATGCCTCAGTCAGTAGCCCCCAGCTTGAAACCATTCCATGAGGAAGAGGGGTAGTGAAAATTCCTGCAACATTTCCAGCAATGGAAGTCGGATTCTCTGCAAGGTGTAAATGATTATGGATAGTGCACTATGCATATCCGAATCCAAAATTGTTGCATGAAACCCGGTCAATTTGAAATCAGAACAACTATTATCCTTTTCCACTTTGAATTCATATTCAAGATTTTATCCGGACAGCGATTAATATCCGATTCGaaatcataaaaaagaataaattagTCGTTTGTACTTTTACATGAAAGTTATTACATGttaaatttatttttgataaggttgatgattttcttattgaATTATAATCAAATATTTATTAGTATGAATTATGTATGCTTATGTATAACATTTCGAATGATCCAAATGTTGATATCTTCGTATTCGATTAGTTACATTAGCCGATAAAAATTCGATTATCTGGATCCAATTTCATATTTTTGATAATATATAATTGATGTTTTGAATTAGAATCAGATGAAGTTCACCATTTTCGCAAGTCCAATGACGCCCTCTATGAACTCCATTGGCGGGTTCGAACTCTGATTTGACCTAAAAGTACTCCATACATGTGACCTTCATATGTTCAAATGTTCGAATTACAGCTAGTGCCTAGGTAGACTTGTAAGTGCTGTGGAGGGCCGAGGCCCGAGGAATCAAGCGGCTGCGGTCATATATAAAGGAAAATGAAATGTGGAAAGGCCGGCTACGGccatatttgattcaagataaatttaCTTGTAGACTTGTAGTTGTGGTGGCGGGCCGAGGTTTAAAGCGGCCGTATATAATCCTAATTAAATGTCAAAAGCCCGAAGTCATTTTCTCTCTCACTAAACAAAAACCCTAAGTCCCAATTTTGACGTCTCTCCATCCATTTTGATTCTCCTTAATCAAAATCATGTCTCTTCATCTCCTTCGGTCAATCCGAAATCTTcaatcaccatcaccatcatcatcatcaaccaccaccatcagatCTTTCGCTAATACTTACAGATCTCGCAGAACCCGAATCGAACCATTACTCTCAACAATCCATGGAGATTCCTCCTCCCCAATCCACCCAGAACCCCGTTCATCACTCACAGGTAATCGACTCATCCTCCACAAAAAAGTCCAATCCTTAATCCGTTCAGGCGATCTTGATTCAGCTTCATCAACAGCTCGTCTTGCATTTTGTCACGATACACCACCGACTGTCTTCACCTGTAATTCAGTCATGGCATCACTCTGCAAATATGGTCGGTATGAAGATGCTGTTGATTTATTCAGATTCTTTTTTGTTCAGTCTAGAGTTATACCAAATGTTGATTCGTATAATGCTGTGATTAATGCGTATTGTAAGTTGGGATTGATTACCGAGGCTTTGAATGTTTATAAACATATACTTGATCATGCTCCGTTTAATCCTTCCAGGGAAACGTATAAGCATCTTACTGATGGGTTTGTTGGTTTAGGGAGGATTAATGAAGCTATTTTGCTTAATGGTGAGATGAGATTTCTTGAAGATGAATTGAATGTAGTTTGAGATTTTGGGGTAACTTCACTTTGGTAGTCAGTTTCTAATTGTACtgagattttgatttgaataagaaTCATAATTTTTGTCATTGCCCCATTTACTCTTGATTTGAATTTAACAGTCCTAATTCTCGCATTGGATTTTCTATTTTAAAGACTTATACATGCCATGGTTCTTCTtggtaaaatcaaaatcaagttgTTGAATTTCTTTGTAATATTATGAAGACTTAGTTTTTTAGAATTGTCTGTTGGGTATCTTGGTATAGCATTTGAACTGTTTTGACTGAGCACGAAAAAGGGTCCTATCAAGTCACTGCCTAGTTAGGTGTCCGCAGATATACGACACCTATATTTAGATGTGGGCAAATTTCTGTTGATAGTATACCAGGTTTAGATAACCAAAAGCATGTTTAGAATGTACAATCCAGAAATTAACAGCTTCATTTCTGTGCCAGGACCTTCGATTTTGTGCAATTCTGTAAGTTGGGTTTGATTACCGGGGCTTTGAATGTTTATTAACATATACTTGATCATGCTCCGTTTAATCCTTCGAGGGAAACATATAAGCATCTTACTTATAGATGATTGGTTTAGGAAGGATTAGTGAAGCTATTTAACTGAATGGTGAGATGAGCTTTCTTTAAGATGAACTGCAGTACTTGAAACTTGGGGAAAACACCAATAACCAATTTGGTAGTTGTAATTGAATTGAAATTTTGAAGTGAATTGAAAATCTTAGTTTTTCTTAATGCTCAATGTGCTCTTTATTCTAATTGTAGTGGCACAAATTCCCCAGGAGAATCGATGTTGTTCTGCGAATGCAACTTATAGATATGTTAGCTTACACTATGATTTCTTCTTTgtgaaaccaaaataaataagTTTGGTTTCATTTGCCACCATTTTATTTTGGTGTTTGTGGAACTGGAAGATGGTGGTGGAGTAGGCTGCAGTTTTCACCTGTGTTTACAGAGTaaattctggaagaaaaaaaaaagtattgcaGTGGTTTTGTTACATAGACCGAAACTTACTCTTGTTTAGCATTCTACTAAAATTGTTCTGAAACAGATCAGAGAATTCGTAGAATGATGATGATATAGCACAAGCAAAGATAGTTTAATGACCCTGACTGAGATAAGAGGGTCTTTTCAGTTCACTGTCACTGCCTAGGTGAGGCAGGGAAAGCTGAATGCTCCATATGTTGAGAAATGTACAGTCCAGAAATTGAAACAGCCTCATTTCTCTTCCAGGACCTTCAACACATCAAGGAAAAAGTTCCCCTACAAAATGTGCAGTCCAGAAATTGATAGTTGTCTAATTTATTTTAGTCGGCCACGGGGGTTATCTAAATTGGATCTCGTTAGTTGGGATTCCAGGAATTCCATGCTGGTACGGGTttgcatcatcgtcatcatcgcCACCAGAAAATCTGGATCTGAAGTTTGTTAAAGCACCCTGAAGTCTACTGAAAATGAAGGACATATTTGCTTAGAGAATGAAGCTGAAATGTTTAGTCATCTCCTCCTCCACAAATAGAAGTTTATGCTCTTTTCTAATCAGTTTCAGTATGAAATGTATATGCATTTTAGTCCTCCGGATTGGATGTAATCCTAAAAAGAGCAAAACAAAATTTGAAATCATAAGCGGACAGAAGAGGTTGTTTTCCAGAGGGAGAGGGATTCTAAGTGAACTAGCACTAGCAGTTGACTGCTTGATCGACAGAAATTGGGTTACTGACTTGCAGTGCAGATTCCGATGGAGTAGATTTTAGGTTCCATCGGATTATAAGTGCCAATGAACAAAAATTTAGGACAACACTTCAAAATGATGTATGACAATTTTGGTTCATGAAGTAGATGTAAGGCCATGTGGCACTTCTTGGGTCATAAGCAGAATTCGTGCCACAGACTCGCAATACAGATTTTGAAATTCTACAGAAATTTCAAATCTTGAGAGAGTGAGCATATCATCACCTGTCCAGGCGCATAAATAGATAGATTTCAAAAAGGGGAAGTCCTCGATGGCCTGGAGGCCTGGCAAACCAATAACCGGAGGCCTGGCAAACCAATAACCGGATGACCTTGGTTAAGGATACACAACAACCCCCAGACTCGGATGAAactgaaccaaacaaaaaaacatCTGTTTCTCTAGCGCTAGTCTTCTCTGATCAAATGTAAGTTGTAGATTCTCTCAAAAAGTTGGTGTTCACACTGCATTGACCTGTCACCCAATTTGTTTTTAGCCAAAACAAGAAATTCAGTTTACAGTAATTGTTCATTGACCTGTCCATCTCCTTTTCTCCATTCCTGACTATGATATTAAATGCATGAACTAATTTCTGACTTGTTGAAACATTTGGCTCTACTACATGTCATAGGTGGTAGAATTCGCAAAGCAACTCATGCAGGATAGAGTTTCTTATAATCTACCATTGTCTCAAATTTATATTAGTGCGTATGGCTTTGGCCAACCAAGAACCAAGGGCCAACTTGTGCAAATGTACACATTCCCTTACTGCAAACATTCCACGATGAAACTGTTGGTATCTTTAGCTAAATTTTCTCGGAAAATGAGAATCCACCATGAAACTGTCACCCGTTTTAAAGTTCATCttcatgatttaagattcaaagAAGACAAATTTAGTAGTGTTGACTGATGAAAAACATTCATACTAAAAATTAGCATTTGAACAGTGTAGACGAATATCTTTGAGACGAACACTGATTACACTGCTGATTGTATCATCTCGGTTAGAAGGAGATCAATGAGATCGAACAAAACCCAAAACTTCTGGGTTTCTCTAAAGATGAAAGTTGCAAATTCTCCCCAAAAGTTAGTCATCACTCTAACCACTCTACCCTGTATTGTCCTGTCATCAAAAAATCAAGCCAAACTAAGAAACTCGGTTAACAACAACTATCCATAACGTGATATAAAAATTGTAAGATAGAACGCAACCCAGTTCTAACAATACAGGGACTTGGTTGGTTTTTTGAAGGGTGTTAAATACATGAAGTAGACTCTAACTTGTTGAATCACTTAGCTCTACTGTATCCCATTGGTGACCTTGCTTATATTCTACAGTTTTTTCAAAATTTCCGGCAAAATGTTATTCAAAGTTCCATACTAACTAGGAAAAAGAAAGGATGTCATGAAACTAAAAGACATGAGACATGTAAGTTTATGTATAGTAGCAGGCAAGGCGATGCATGCAACAATGGATGAAAGAATAAATAGAAGAGTGAGTATGAGATAGAGGTTACCGTGGCTATCCCTCGTTTTCTGATTTTATGGAAGGTTGCTTAATGTCACCCTCCTCTGCATGTTTCCACAATAACTCGATCCCATCCAAGTGAGCCATCCCAACCACTGCCACAACCTTTTCTTCAAAAGTTCGAAGGTTCTCAAACATAAACGTGTCTCTGTCTTCAGTGAGCACCTTGAACTGTGCAATTTGAAATGGATTTGAATATTTAGTTTTTCTATTCCTTAAAGAGGAAAAACGAACAAGAATTACTATAAGATGTATTGCGaccacaaaatcaaaaagaaatgacAACATATAATCACGGAAGAATTGCACAGCAAGGGAGGAAAATACTCCTGTTTCTTCTTGTTAAAACGGAACTTTCATGCAATGCTTTCTTTTAGGGTAATTCAAAAATAAGTGCTAGAGTGAGACAGTAGAATCTTACAATCTTCGGATAATGTTTTTTTCCGGAGAATATTAACTTTCTGTACATATGATCTCGTGTATTCTGTGTCTTCATAGTCATCAGTACGCAAACTATTCCATATTAGTTTCCAAGAGGATGCTTTTGCCACCTTTTCAAGGGTGAGCtgcaaagtaaaaataaaaacttaagtATCCTGCTTTAGAAAAGATTACTCGACATACTGAAAGCCAAAAAGTTGAAGATTACTACATTAATATCTTGATCAATGAGGGCACATCTTGCTCCCACCGTTGAAGCTTCTTCCACTGCAACCTAGAAAGCAACTCTAAAATTGTAACATGGCAAAAATATGTCTAACATGGGTAAACAACAAAATCAAGCATTAAACAAGTTGATAAACATTTCGAAATTTATATATAACAGCTACCTTAAACTCCAGGCCTGGAAGTTTACCATCTGCGCGCATCTGGCGTTCTGGACAACTGATGGCAAACCTACCCAACTTCATGCGTAATCCCCCTGGAGAACTCATGGATTGGCAAAGCAAATCAAACAAGGTAACTTCCTCCCGGTTGTGATTCATATCTGTGGCACGTCCTGCACACAGCTCAACCTGCAAACAAGCATTGTCATTCTATTCCTTTAAACTGAAGTACTGAAAAACGAACAAAAAATCCTAGTATGAGCAAAAAAATTTATAAGAAGCATGTAACTATAAATGTATTATTAAGTTCCTTTCTATAATGAAACTTAAGACAGTCTAAGCTACACAGCTCAACCATTATTTAAGTCCGACTAGACAGTCTCAATCAAGAAAATGAAAGCGCGTAAATGATACATTGCAGGTGGTAACCTTGAGCTCTAGTTGCCTGAAAGCTTTAATTGGATCCTTCAAACAGTCAAAGTGGAGGACATACTGGAAACTTCAAATGGATGTCATGACTCTGGAAAGGATCTAAACATGTGCTCAATTACCCAAATGTCCCATTTATAGACCTACCTCAGCTTACAATAATACATTATACTGTCCATATTTGGATTGATTATACAGGAATAATAAGATAATTCTGGCAACAAGGATTTCGAGTCCTTCGAAATGTGATAGTGGTCACTGTACATGAATTTCTAATGGGTTGAGTCTCCAGTATAAAGAACATGGCATTGGTTGAAAGTTGGAATGTGCTATGAAGATATCATTCAATTCAAACTGACGGTCTGGCTACTTGGAACAGTGATCAGTGACACATAAAGATCCCATTCAAAGAAACCCAAACCAAAAGGCTAAACTCATTCAACAAGTAAAATATGTTGGCGATGGAAAAAATTCAAAGAAGATTGATCCAACAAGAGTAGTTAAAGAGAGTGTTACTGTTACCTACCGCCACTATATTGGGCCTTACATAGTTGATCACCTACATTGCCAAATAAAATTTCCATTAATAATTTACAGAGTTCAAACGGTACTAATACATATTCACAAGGGAGGTATGTTAGAAAGAAGCCCAGCAATAAACAACAATCGCAAGAGCATTAGCACAATCTACACTTGGAAGGTATTTATGAAAAGAAACGAAACCAGCAACGTAACAAAAGCGTATGCATCAGTAATATCGATTTCTTAGCAAGAACCACATGAATACAATCCATCTAACTACGTACGATATTAATCACCAAAATAAAGTACATGACTACAAACTTCATGTTTCAAGAGAACAAATACTCAAGTGCAAAAATGTAACAATCAATTCATAGAGTTTGCTCAACTGGAAACTACCA encodes:
- the LOC113351169 gene encoding uncharacterized protein LOC113351169; this translates as MSSSILDQSSVSGDGGDASPYEHGIPGISTDGKVVLLKNSKMGSEVYLVGTNHISKHSAETVKKVELCAGRATDMNHNREEVTLFDLLCQSMSSPGGLRMKLGRFAISCPERQMRADGKLPGLEFKVAVEEASTVGARCALIDQDINLTLEKVAKASSWKLIWNSLRTDDYEDTEYTRSYFKVLTEDRDTFMFENLRTFEEKVVAVVGMAHLDGIELLWKHAEEGDIKQPSIKSENEG